Proteins encoded in a region of the Candidatus Saccharimonadia bacterium genome:
- the fusA gene encoding elongation factor G, whose translation MARDYSLENTRNIGIIAHIDAGKTTVTEGILYRTGKTHKIGEVHQGEATMDWMEQEQERGITITSAATTCFWKGKRINIIDTPGHIDFTVEVERSLRVLDGAVTVFDGKMGVEPQSETVWRQADKYGVPRICFINKINQTGGDFYKSLESIHERLNKRAYAIHLPIGFEQSINGIVDLVEMKAYTYKDYKDHELVVGEIPEDMLEKAKNYRRHLIEAAVEADDTIMEKYLEGHELSNDELKSCIRKSVLSGSFFAVSGGDGRGVMVEKLLDAVVDYLPTPLDIGSVWGTDPKTGEEIERKPSDSEPFAGLAFKIATDPFIGKLAFFRVYSGVLKSGSYILNASTGDKERVGRLVQMHANSREEVQEVYAGEIAAAVGLKNTTTGNTISDLDKPVILESITFPEPVISIAVEPKTKADQEKMGNALQRLAEEDPTFRVHTDEETAQTILEGMGELHLDILVDRMKREFKVEANVGRPQVAYRETIKKTAKAQGKFARQSGGRGMYGDVWLEVSPTEVGEGYIWENGIVGGSVPREFIKPTEEGVKEAIKNGIVAGFPMVDVKVRLYDGSFHEVDSNEMAFKIAGSMGFQAAARQAEPIILEPIMKVEVIVAEEFMGDVIGDLNSKRGRIEKMEDRSGAKVIDAQVPLAEMFGYTTTLRSMTQGRGSNTMEFDHYEEVPRNVAEEIVGKRAAAKAAGN comes from the coding sequence ATGGCCCGCGACTACTCGCTCGAAAACACCCGCAACATCGGCATTATCGCCCACATCGACGCCGGCAAAACCACCGTCACCGAAGGCATTCTTTACCGTACCGGCAAAACCCACAAAATCGGCGAAGTCCACCAGGGCGAGGCCACCATGGACTGGATGGAGCAGGAGCAGGAGCGCGGCATCACCATCACCTCCGCTGCCACCACGTGCTTCTGGAAAGGCAAGCGCATCAACATCATCGACACACCCGGTCACATCGACTTCACAGTCGAAGTGGAGCGCTCGCTGCGCGTGCTCGACGGCGCCGTCACCGTCTTCGATGGCAAGATGGGCGTAGAGCCCCAGTCCGAGACCGTCTGGCGCCAGGCCGACAAGTACGGCGTGCCGCGCATTTGCTTCATCAACAAGATCAACCAGACCGGTGGCGACTTCTACAAAAGCCTCGAAAGTATCCACGAGCGCCTCAATAAGCGCGCCTACGCCATCCATCTGCCCATTGGTTTCGAGCAATCCATCAACGGCATCGTCGACCTGGTCGAAATGAAGGCCTACACCTACAAAGACTACAAAGATCACGAGCTGGTCGTTGGCGAAATTCCGGAAGATATGCTTGAAAAAGCCAAAAACTACCGCCGACACCTCATCGAAGCGGCCGTGGAAGCCGACGATACCATCATGGAAAAATACCTCGAAGGTCACGAGCTCAGCAACGACGAACTTAAATCCTGCATTCGCAAGAGCGTACTTTCCGGCAGCTTCTTCGCCGTCTCCGGTGGCGATGGCCGCGGTGTGATGGTCGAAAAGCTCCTCGACGCCGTCGTCGACTACCTCCCCACCCCGCTCGACATCGGCTCTGTTTGGGGCACCGATCCCAAGACCGGCGAAGAGATCGAGCGCAAACCCTCGGACTCGGAACCCTTTGCTGGCCTAGCCTTCAAGATCGCCACCGACCCGTTCATCGGCAAGCTCGCCTTCTTCCGCGTCTACTCCGGCGTGCTCAAGTCCGGCTCGTACATCCTCAACGCCTCCACCGGCGACAAAGAGCGCGTCGGCCGCCTCGTCCAGATGCACGCCAACTCCCGCGAAGAAGTCCAGGAAGTCTACGCCGGCGAAATTGCCGCCGCCGTGGGCCTCAAAAACACCACTACCGGCAACACCATTTCCGACCTCGACAAGCCGGTCATTCTCGAAAGCATCACCTTCCCCGAGCCCGTTATCTCCATCGCGGTCGAGCCCAAAACCAAAGCCGACCAAGAAAAAATGGGCAACGCCCTCCAGCGTTTGGCCGAGGAAGACCCCACCTTCCGCGTTCACACCGATGAAGAAACCGCTCAAACCATTCTCGAAGGCATGGGCGAGCTGCACCTCGACATTCTCGTCGACCGCATGAAGCGCGAATTCAAAGTGGAGGCCAACGTCGGCCGTCCGCAGGTCGCCTACCGCGAAACCATCAAGAAAACCGCCAAGGCCCAAGGCAAATTTGCCCGCCAAAGTGGTGGCCGTGGTATGTATGGTGACGTTTGGCTCGAAGTCTCGCCGACCGAAGTCGGCGAAGGCTACATCTGGGAAAACGGCATCGTGGGTGGCTCCGTTCCGCGCGAATTCATTAAGCCGACCGAAGAGGGCGTAAAAGAGGCCATTAAAAATGGTATCGTCGCCGGCTTCCCCATGGTCGATGTGAAAGTAAGGCTCTACGACGGCTCGTTCCACGAAGTCGACTCCAACGAAATGGCGTTCAAAATCGCCGGCTCCATGGGCTTCCAAGCCGCCGCCCGTCAGGCCGAGCCGATTATCCTCGAACCCATCATGAAGGTCGAAGTCATCGTAGCCGAGGAGTTCATGGGCGACGTCATCGGCGACCTCAACTCCAAGCGCGGCCGCATTGAAAAAATGGAAGACCGCTCCGGCGCCAAGGTGATCGATGCCCAGGTGCCGCTAGCCGAAATGTTTGGCTATACCACCACGCTGCGCTCCATGACCCAAGGCCGCGGCTCCAACACTATGGAATTCGACCACTACGAGGAAGTTCCGCGTAATGTCGCCGAGGAAATTGTTGGCAAGCGCGCCGCCGCCAAAGCTGCCGGCAACTAA
- a CDS encoding M20/M25/M40 family metallo-hydrolase, producing the protein MPTVTKLEQTFLDLVAIDEVHPHEDQVLVYIKRRLDAAGVPFRQDAAGNIVAQIAGAAGGPAIALVGHTDIAAPLAGRQVVVAEGVIKTDGHGLLGADDKAAVAAMLELADGATSARPARTIELVFTVGEEAGCVGAVGLDMALVSAKQAVVLDWTGRVNRVITRSPAYFKIDVEYRGRAAHPAEWQEGKNAGAALIAAAAQLRQGEYASGVTCNIGVMQFGDARNKVPGHATLQAELRSYDTAKITAAAAEGERLFRATAAQHGVEAQLAFVKDSPAYELNQDGELITIVEQALATAGLQPHLEPTYGCFDGNILAARGLDTIMLGAAYYHPHSAEEYLNRAEFAELLTVLKILLYPPKGSNRV; encoded by the coding sequence ATGCCAACCGTTACCAAGCTCGAACAAACCTTTCTCGACCTCGTTGCCATCGATGAAGTACATCCCCACGAAGACCAGGTACTTGTCTACATTAAGCGCCGCCTCGATGCGGCCGGCGTACCTTTCCGCCAAGACGCCGCCGGCAACATTGTGGCGCAAATCGCCGGCGCGGCGGGCGGCCCGGCAATCGCGCTGGTCGGCCACACCGACATCGCCGCGCCGCTGGCCGGCCGCCAGGTGGTGGTGGCGGAGGGCGTCATCAAAACCGACGGCCACGGCCTGCTCGGCGCCGACGACAAAGCCGCCGTAGCCGCCATGCTCGAGCTGGCCGACGGCGCCACCTCAGCGCGTCCCGCCCGTACGATTGAGCTCGTGTTTACCGTGGGCGAGGAAGCCGGCTGCGTAGGCGCCGTGGGCCTCGACATGGCTCTCGTAAGCGCCAAACAGGCCGTGGTGCTCGATTGGACCGGCCGCGTCAACCGTGTCATCACGCGCAGCCCCGCTTACTTCAAGATCGACGTCGAGTACCGCGGCCGCGCCGCGCACCCCGCCGAGTGGCAAGAGGGCAAAAACGCCGGCGCCGCCCTCATCGCCGCGGCCGCCCAGCTCCGCCAGGGTGAATACGCGTCCGGCGTTACCTGCAACATCGGCGTCATGCAATTCGGCGACGCGCGCAACAAAGTCCCCGGCCACGCCACCCTCCAAGCCGAGTTGCGCAGTTACGACACGGCCAAAATCACGGCCGCGGCGGCCGAAGGCGAGCGATTATTCCGCGCCACGGCCGCCCAACACGGCGTAGAAGCGCAGCTAGCGTTCGTGAAAGATTCCCCGGCCTACGAGCTCAATCAAGACGGCGAACTAATCACAATCGTCGAACAGGCTCTCGCCACCGCCGGCCTTCAGCCCCATCTTGAGCCCACCTATGGCTGTTTCGACGGGAATATTCTGGCCGCTCGCGGCCTCGACACCATCATGCTTGGCGCCGCCTATTACCATCCCCACAGTGCCGAGGAATATCTCAACCGCGCCGAATTTGCCGAGCTGCTCACTGTCTTAAAAATACTCCTGTACCCACCCAAAGGCTCAAACCGCGTTTGA
- a CDS encoding NUDIX hydrolase — protein sequence MSKWQRLSGKIVYQNNYMSVHEDEVIAPDGRATVYGWIETPPAVFIVALGDQDRVCLVEQERYTTGAPSWEIPAGNTDGEDDTDAAKRELAEEAGLHADKWERLPVQTYPFNGFAAERNIIFIATGLHQVREPVGATDDTITAKRWVSWPELKKMLSKGEITDAQTISAVMLAGLHLGHIK from the coding sequence ATGAGCAAATGGCAACGCCTGTCCGGCAAAATCGTGTACCAAAACAATTACATGAGCGTCCACGAAGACGAAGTAATCGCTCCCGACGGCCGCGCCACCGTGTATGGCTGGATCGAAACGCCGCCGGCCGTGTTCATCGTAGCGCTCGGCGATCAAGACCGCGTCTGCCTGGTAGAGCAGGAGCGCTACACCACCGGCGCGCCGTCGTGGGAAATCCCGGCCGGCAACACCGACGGCGAAGACGACACCGACGCCGCCAAGCGGGAGCTCGCCGAAGAGGCCGGCCTCCACGCCGACAAATGGGAACGCCTGCCGGTGCAAACCTACCCCTTCAACGGCTTCGCGGCCGAGCGCAACATCATCTTCATCGCCACCGGCCTACATCAAGTCCGGGAACCTGTCGGCGCCACCGACGACACCATCACCGCCAAGCGTTGGGTGAGCTGGCCGGAACTCAAAAAAATGCTCTCCAAGGGCGAAATCACCGACGCCCAAACCATTTCTGCCGTTATGTTGGCCGGCCTGCACCTGGGGCATATCAAATAA
- the tuf gene encoding elongation factor Tu, translating to MAETFKRDKPHVNVGTMGHVDHGKTTLTAAITAVLAKHKPSSINKPVKYDEIDNAPEERQRGITIATSHQEYESDKRHYAHVDMPGHADYVKNMITGAAQIDGAVLVVSAADGPMPQTREHILLAKQVGVPSILVFMNKMDMADPELAELVEMEIRELLAKYDFDENAPIIKGSALKALEGDADNEKAVLDLVAAMDDFIPEPKREVDKPFLMPIEDVFSIKGRGTVATGRIEQGKIAINDEVEIVGIRPTKKTVVTGVEMFKKLLPDAQAGDNVGALLRGIERTDIERGQVLAKPGTVTPHTEFDAEVYVLSKDEGGRHTPFFKHYKPQFYIRTTDVTGDVTLPEGVEMVMPGDNVKMKVELISPIAMEEGLRFAIREGGRTVGAGVVIKIIK from the coding sequence ATGGCCGAAACATTCAAGCGCGACAAGCCGCACGTCAACGTAGGTACCATGGGGCACGTCGACCACGGCAAAACTACCCTCACGGCTGCCATCACCGCCGTGCTGGCTAAGCACAAGCCCAGCTCGATCAACAAGCCCGTTAAGTACGACGAAATCGACAACGCTCCCGAAGAGCGCCAGCGTGGTATCACCATTGCTACCTCGCACCAGGAGTACGAGTCCGACAAGCGTCACTACGCTCACGTCGACATGCCGGGCCACGCCGACTACGTCAAGAACATGATCACGGGTGCCGCCCAGATCGACGGCGCCGTGCTGGTGGTTTCCGCCGCCGACGGCCCCATGCCTCAGACCCGTGAGCACATCCTGCTCGCCAAGCAGGTGGGCGTGCCGAGCATCTTGGTCTTCATGAACAAGATGGACATGGCCGATCCCGAGCTGGCCGAACTCGTCGAGATGGAAATCCGCGAGTTGCTCGCCAAATACGACTTCGATGAGAATGCCCCCATCATCAAGGGCAGCGCCCTCAAAGCCCTCGAAGGCGACGCCGACAACGAGAAGGCCGTTCTGGACCTCGTTGCCGCCATGGACGACTTCATCCCCGAGCCCAAGCGCGAAGTCGACAAGCCGTTCCTGATGCCAATCGAAGACGTCTTCTCGATCAAGGGTCGCGGCACCGTCGCCACCGGCCGTATCGAGCAGGGTAAAATCGCGATCAACGACGAAGTCGAAATCGTGGGTATTCGCCCCACCAAGAAGACCGTCGTCACCGGCGTCGAGATGTTCAAGAAACTGCTGCCCGACGCCCAGGCCGGCGACAACGTCGGAGCCCTGCTCCGCGGCATTGAGCGCACCGACATCGAGCGCGGCCAGGTATTGGCCAAGCCCGGCACCGTCACGCCTCACACCGAGTTCGACGCCGAGGTCTACGTGCTGAGCAAGGACGAAGGCGGCCGCCACACCCCGTTCTTCAAGCACTACAAGCCGCAGTTCTACATCCGCACCACCGATGTCACCGGCGACGTCACGCTGCCTGAGGGCGTCGAGATGGTCATGCCGGGCGACAACGTCAAGATGAAGGTTGAGCTCATCTCGCCCATCGCCATGGAAGAAGGTCTGCGCTTCGCTATCCGCGAAGGTGGCCGTACCGTCGGCGCCGGCGTGGTGATCAAGATCATCAAGTAA
- a CDS encoding DUF1345 domain-containing protein codes for MKVKLTAEASVQKASVKLGLLAAAGLAAGLLAGTLASWKIAPLVAWDTLAFAYVAATWLKITKYDAALVKKHATREDPSRVASDLILIGASVASLGAVAVLLAGSASSGQSTKLALTALGMLSVIASWLMVHTVYALRYAELYYSQPEGGVDFGGQKPQYVDFAYLAFTIGMTYQVSDTTLTTRAFRATALKHALLGFLLGTVIIATTINLVAGLVK; via the coding sequence ATGAAGGTTAAGCTTACCGCCGAAGCCTCGGTCCAAAAAGCCTCGGTCAAACTCGGTCTGCTAGCCGCCGCCGGCCTCGCTGCCGGCCTGCTCGCCGGCACGCTGGCCTCATGGAAAATCGCGCCCCTCGTAGCCTGGGATACGCTCGCGTTTGCCTATGTAGCGGCTACCTGGCTCAAGATTACCAAATACGACGCAGCGCTCGTCAAAAAGCACGCCACCCGCGAAGATCCCTCGCGCGTGGCGTCCGATCTCATTCTCATCGGTGCCAGCGTCGCGAGCCTTGGAGCCGTCGCGGTGCTGCTGGCGGGCTCGGCCAGCTCCGGGCAGTCCACCAAACTAGCACTCACGGCGCTCGGTATGCTGAGCGTGATCGCGTCTTGGCTGATGGTGCATACCGTGTACGCTCTGCGTTACGCCGAGCTCTACTATTCCCAGCCCGAAGGTGGGGTAGATTTTGGCGGTCAGAAGCCACAATATGTTGATTTTGCCTACCTGGCGTTTACCATCGGCATGACGTACCAGGTTTCGGATACCACCCTCACCACCCGGGCTTTCCGCGCCACTGCGCTCAAACACGCGCTATTGGGCTTCCTGCTGGGCACCGTTATCATCGCTACTACCATCAATCTCGTGGCCGGACTGGTCAAATAA
- the rpsJ gene encoding 30S ribosomal protein S10, with the protein MATAEVKAPDKQRIRIRLKAYDSKVIDQSAKQIIDTATRTGATVAGPIPLPTEKNSMTVLRSPHIFKDAREQFEMRTHKRLIDITEPTPKTIDALMNLNLPAGVDIEIKM; encoded by the coding sequence ATGGCCACAGCCGAAGTCAAAGCCCCCGATAAGCAGCGCATTCGCATTCGCCTCAAGGCGTACGATTCCAAAGTGATCGACCAGTCCGCCAAACAAATCATCGACACCGCCACCCGTACCGGCGCCACCGTCGCCGGCCCCATCCCGCTGCCGACCGAAAAAAACTCCATGACCGTCCTCCGCTCGCCCCACATCTTCAAAGATGCCCGCGAGCAATTCGAAATGCGCACCCACAAGCGCCTCATCGACATCACCGAGCCCACCCCCAAGACCATCGACGCCCTCATGAACCTCAACCTCCCCGCCGGCGTCGACATCGAAATCAAAATGTAA
- a CDS encoding helix-turn-helix transcriptional regulator yields the protein MTRSLNDFIDDQRREDSDIDRELIELGNYTDLALKIQNLRTSRGLSQRDLAEMIGTGQANINRWETPGYASYTVNSLKKLSRALGVALKIDLEQAAQIRIDKPYKFLVQIERSPYDVTINPSRQREEANNYYPSSGGIK from the coding sequence ATGACAAGAAGCCTTAATGATTTCATAGACGATCAGCGTCGAGAAGACTCTGATATTGATCGGGAGCTAATTGAGTTAGGAAACTACACTGATCTCGCGCTGAAAATCCAAAACCTTCGAACGTCCCGAGGTTTATCGCAGCGTGATTTAGCCGAAATGATTGGCACAGGCCAGGCCAATATTAATCGGTGGGAGACCCCTGGATATGCTAGCTACACAGTGAATAGTCTTAAGAAGCTTTCTAGGGCGCTAGGGGTGGCACTAAAAATTGATCTAGAGCAGGCGGCGCAGATCAGAATAGATAAGCCATACAAATTCTTAGTGCAAATTGAGCGTAGCCCATATGACGTAACGATTAATCCTAGCAGGCAACGCGAAGAGGCCAACAACTACTATCCATCAAGCGGAGGAATAAAATGA
- a CDS encoding ribonuclease H, whose amino-acid sequence MTTPATPIIYYTDGSCEPNPGAGGFAVIRSMKPHVLGSEPVSTNIRMEGRALIAALADADGTPCLIHTDSEFWINVITKWSLNWERNGWKKKGGDIKNLDLVREVCELYRASQARLIWVRGHNNDPGNELADQWANRAREQGVQATKEAV is encoded by the coding sequence ATGACCACACCCGCCACACCCATCATTTACTACACCGACGGCAGCTGCGAGCCCAACCCTGGGGCCGGCGGATTTGCCGTTATTCGCTCTATGAAGCCACACGTGTTGGGTTCCGAACCCGTTAGCACCAACATTCGCATGGAGGGCCGGGCCCTCATTGCCGCGCTCGCCGACGCCGACGGCACCCCCTGCCTCATTCACACCGACAGTGAATTCTGGATCAACGTCATCACCAAATGGTCCCTCAATTGGGAGCGCAACGGCTGGAAAAAGAAAGGCGGCGACATCAAAAACCTCGACCTCGTGCGCGAAGTCTGCGAGCTGTACCGTGCGTCCCAGGCCCGGCTCATCTGGGTACGCGGCCACAACAACGACCCAGGCAACGAGCTGGCCGACCAATGGGCCAACCGTGCCCGCGAACAAGGCGTACAAGCAACCAAGGAGGCAGTATGA
- a CDS encoding TIGR03086 family protein translates to MKFTEQEIFVMADRALEQVVSQIKPEQYTQIVPPEITTRQPGSSLRQIINYHAYDDSWVPDTLAGKTAAQVGAKYDGDLLGTDPADSFSRVVDRAVKAVERFREPERVVHLSYGDFPARDYLIHITSFRGFRAYDIAKFIGADTTLPADLVQGMWDELSPHWEEYRAMGVFGPAVETPPHADLQARLLALSGRNPAA, encoded by the coding sequence ATGAAGTTCACCGAGCAAGAAATATTTGTGATGGCCGACCGAGCTTTGGAGCAGGTAGTCAGTCAGATCAAGCCCGAACAATATACCCAAATCGTGCCGCCCGAAATCACCACCCGCCAGCCGGGATCGTCGCTGCGCCAAATCATCAACTACCACGCCTACGACGACTCGTGGGTGCCCGACACCCTGGCCGGCAAAACCGCCGCCCAGGTCGGCGCCAAATACGACGGCGATCTGCTCGGCACCGACCCCGCCGACAGCTTTAGCCGCGTGGTTGACCGCGCCGTGAAGGCGGTCGAAAGATTCCGCGAGCCCGAGCGGGTGGTGCACCTAAGCTACGGCGACTTTCCGGCCCGAGACTATCTCATCCACATCACGAGCTTCCGCGGCTTTCGGGCCTACGATATCGCCAAATTTATCGGCGCCGATACCACGCTGCCGGCCGATCTGGTCCAGGGCATGTGGGACGAACTCTCGCCGCACTGGGAAGAATACCGCGCTATGGGTGTGTTTGGGCCGGCCGTAGAGACACCACCTCACGCCGACCTGCAGGCTCGGCTGCTGGCGCTCTCGGGCCGCAACCCAGCAGCCTAA
- a CDS encoding replication-associated recombination protein A, translating to MNLFSDNTKRPLADRVRPRTLDEFIGQAQVVGEGQFLRTMITRGTPTSLILWGPPGTGKTTLARIIASSGDFAFEEISAVTSGLPDVKKVIERAAERKKLGQATVLFVDEIHRFNKAQQDAFLPHVETGTIILIGATTENPSFEVIGPLLSRSRVVVLEPLSAEQILAIIERATRELPGKALDADAARLLAELSAGDARVALGGLETAAELAGGRITLESVKQAMQKPGLKYDKNGEYHYNLISAYIKSLRGGSADAALFYLARMLEGGEDPKFIARRLVIFASEDIGVADNTALPLAVAAFQAIERIGLPEGRIILSQATIALATAPKDRRAYDAIAAAITAAQEHPAAEVPLHLRNAPTKLMKDLGYGQDYRWQPGFEPDQGFLPDELKHQKFFTPDQQ from the coding sequence ATGAATTTATTCTCCGATAACACCAAGCGTCCCCTCGCCGACCGGGTGCGGCCGCGCACACTCGACGAATTTATCGGCCAAGCGCAGGTGGTGGGGGAGGGGCAATTTTTGCGCACCATGATCACACGCGGCACGCCTACCTCGCTGATCTTGTGGGGGCCGCCCGGCACCGGCAAGACCACGCTCGCGCGCATCATTGCTTCAAGCGGCGATTTTGCCTTCGAGGAAATCTCCGCCGTCACGAGCGGCCTGCCCGACGTCAAAAAGGTCATCGAGCGCGCGGCCGAACGCAAAAAACTCGGCCAGGCCACGGTGCTCTTCGTCGACGAAATCCACCGCTTCAACAAGGCCCAGCAAGACGCCTTCCTGCCCCACGTCGAAACCGGCACCATCATCCTCATCGGCGCCACCACCGAAAACCCGTCGTTTGAGGTCATCGGGCCGCTGCTGTCACGTAGTCGCGTGGTGGTACTCGAGCCTCTGTCGGCCGAGCAGATTTTGGCCATCATCGAGCGGGCCACCCGCGAACTTCCGGGCAAAGCGCTCGACGCCGATGCCGCCCGCCTGCTGGCCGAGCTCTCCGCCGGCGACGCGCGGGTGGCGCTGGGCGGGCTCGAGACCGCCGCCGAGTTAGCCGGCGGCCGCATCACGCTGGAATCGGTGAAACAAGCCATGCAAAAACCTGGCCTCAAATACGACAAAAACGGCGAATATCATTACAATCTCATCTCGGCCTACATCAAATCTCTCCGCGGCGGCTCGGCCGATGCCGCACTGTTTTACCTCGCCCGCATGCTCGAAGGCGGCGAAGACCCCAAATTTATCGCTCGGCGACTGGTTATTTTTGCCTCCGAAGACATCGGCGTGGCCGACAACACCGCGCTGCCGCTGGCCGTAGCCGCCTTTCAAGCCATCGAACGCATCGGCTTGCCCGAAGGCCGCATCATATTGAGCCAAGCCACCATCGCGCTGGCCACTGCTCCCAAAGACCGCCGGGCCTATGACGCCATCGCCGCCGCTATTACCGCGGCCCAGGAGCACCCGGCCGCCGAGGTTCCGTTGCATCTGCGCAACGCTCCTACCAAGCTCATGAAAGACTTGGGTTACGGTCAAGATTATCGCTGGCAACCCGGCTTTGAGCCCGACCAAGGCTTTTTGCCCGATGAGCTCAAGCATCAGAAATTTTTCACACCAGATCAACAGTAA
- the rplC gene encoding 50S ribosomal protein L3 yields MKALLGTKLGMTQLFDESGNVARVTLIQAGPCVVTQVKTQATDGYNAVQIGFGEAKHQPKPQAGHLKPAGSNAHKLREIRIQDVQAGHPDAKTREAAAVEALALEVGATIDVTAFEAGDAVQVTGISKGKGFAGTIKRHNFSRGPKTHGSRNYRAPGSIGSGYPEHVFKGMRMAGHMGHERVTVKGLKVVVVDAALGVLAISGAVPGPKRGLVMIRGAA; encoded by the coding sequence ATGAAGGCGCTTCTCGGAACCAAACTCGGTATGACCCAGCTCTTTGACGAGAGCGGTAACGTCGCACGCGTTACGCTTATTCAGGCTGGTCCCTGCGTGGTCACCCAAGTGAAAACCCAAGCAACGGACGGCTACAATGCCGTTCAAATTGGTTTTGGCGAGGCCAAGCATCAGCCCAAGCCGCAGGCCGGCCACCTCAAGCCCGCCGGCAGCAACGCTCACAAGCTGCGTGAAATCCGCATTCAGGACGTCCAGGCCGGCCACCCCGACGCCAAGACTCGCGAGGCCGCCGCGGTCGAGGCCCTGGCACTCGAGGTCGGCGCCACCATCGATGTTACCGCCTTTGAGGCTGGCGACGCGGTGCAGGTGACCGGTATTTCAAAGGGCAAAGGCTTTGCCGGTACGATCAAGCGCCACAACTTCAGCCGCGGGCCCAAGACTCACGGTTCGCGCAACTATCGCGCACCGGGTTCGATTGGTTCTGGCTATCCGGAGCACGTCTTCAAGGGCATGCGCATGGCCGGCCACATGGGCCACGAGCGCGTTACGGTTAAAGGTCTCAAGGTCGTCGTGGTAGATGCCGCCCTCGGGGTACTGGCCATTTCCGGCGCTGTGCCCGGCCCCAAGCGCGGGCTCGTAATGATCCGAGGTGCCGCATGA
- the rplD gene encoding 50S ribosomal protein L4 has translation MNKVTAYSKTGTTREAGHQLDATVFGVEANHELVAQAYRTYLANGRVAGASTLKRGQVAGGGKKPWKQKGTGRARVGSIRVPNWRGGGVVFGPTGNENHTITLPVRMKRAAIRQALSLRAEAGNIVVIEAFTSADGKVKPTVELLSKMGLAGSILMAVSVKDNLTERATRNVAGLKVVQAQYLNVFDIMSVDTIVITEKALDMIKDWLGEK, from the coding sequence ATGAACAAAGTAACCGCTTACTCGAAGACGGGCACTACCCGCGAGGCTGGCCACCAGCTCGACGCGACCGTATTTGGCGTCGAGGCCAACCATGAGCTCGTCGCGCAAGCTTACCGCACCTATCTGGCCAACGGCCGCGTAGCCGGCGCCAGCACCCTCAAGCGCGGCCAAGTCGCCGGCGGTGGCAAGAAGCCCTGGAAGCAAAAAGGCACGGGCCGGGCCCGCGTCGGCTCCATCCGTGTGCCCAACTGGCGAGGCGGCGGCGTGGTGTTTGGCCCCACCGGCAACGAGAACCACACCATTACTCTGCCGGTGCGCATGAAGCGTGCCGCCATTCGCCAAGCTCTCAGCCTGCGCGCCGAGGCCGGCAATATCGTGGTAATCGAAGCGTTCACAAGCGCCGATGGCAAAGTTAAGCCCACCGTCGAGCTCCTGAGCAAAATGGGTCTCGCCGGCAGCATCCTGATGGCCGTCAGCGTCAAAGACAACCTCACCGAGCGCGCCACGCGCAACGTGGCTGGCCTCAAGGTTGTTCAGGCCCAGTACCTCAACGTCTTCGACATCATGAGCGTCGACACCATTGTTATCACCGAGAAAGCCCTCGACATGATCAAAGACTGGCTGGGAGAGAAATAA
- the rplW gene encoding 50S ribosomal protein L23: MSHLMLTPKISEKAIYLAERGIYVFEVPSDTNKIEVAKAVEAMFKVNVVDVNIAITKGKLKRYKQIFGRQKDVKKAMVKLRSGQTIALFEGAK, from the coding sequence ATGTCACACCTCATGCTTACCCCCAAGATTAGCGAAAAAGCTATTTACCTCGCCGAACGCGGCATTTACGTGTTCGAGGTGCCGTCCGATACCAACAAGATCGAGGTGGCCAAGGCTGTCGAAGCCATGTTTAAGGTCAATGTAGTCGACGTGAACATTGCCATCACCAAGGGCAAGCTCAAGCGCTACAAGCAGATCTTTGGTCGCCAAAAAGACGTCAAGAAGGCCATGGTTAAGCTGCGGAGCGGTCAAACGATCGCCCTATTTGAGGGAGCAAAGTAA